The following are from one region of the Ignavibacteriota bacterium genome:
- the rplL gene encoding 50S ribosomal protein L7/L12 has protein sequence MSEKVSQALDIIKGMSLMEAADLKKALEEEFGVTAAAPVMMAGPMAGGGEAAAVEEKTEFTVVLQNAGDKKINVIKVVRAHTGLGLKEAKDLVDGAPSTVKEGISKDEAEKLKKEFEEAGATIALK, from the coding sequence ATGTCAGAAAAAGTATCTCAAGCATTAGATATAATTAAGGGGATGTCCCTTATGGAAGCAGCGGACCTAAAGAAAGCTTTGGAAGAAGAATTTGGAGTAACTGCTGCAGCTCCAGTAATGATGGCTGGACCAATGGCTGGTGGTGGTGAAGCTGCTGCTGTTGAAGAAAAAACAGAGTTCACAGTAGTTTTACAAAATGCTGGCGACAAAAAAATCAATGTTATTAAAGTAGTAAGAGCTCATACCGGTTTAGGTTTAAAGGAAGCGAAAGATCTTGTTGATGGCGCCCCAAGTACTGTTAAAGAGGGTATATCAAAAGATGAAGCAGAAAAACTCAAAAAAGAGTTTGAAGAAGCCGGCGCTACTATAGCACTGAAATAA
- the rpoB gene encoding DNA-directed RNA polymerase subunit beta, translated as MNNNRISFGAIKSVMDVPDLLNIQTETFEEFIQLEKLPEDREIKGLQKVFIDNFPIFDNKENYRLDFINYTVEKARFSVEECMERGLTYAAPLKAKLRLSAKDPDTEEFVNSVEQEVYLGSVPFMTEKGTFIINGAERVVVSQLHRSPGVAFSETVHPNGTPIYSARIIPLRGSWVEFATDINYVLNVYIDRRKKFPATTLLRALGYTSNDEIFNLFNLVEEVKVNKTDLSSYIGRAIASDVFDMSTGEIFLSGGSYLTEEDLDRLTEAEVESIRFLSRDTSPEQDLIVNTLKKDTSQSKEEALYAIYRQLRSGEAPDLETAEQLIEKLFFNDKRYDLGDVGRHRMNDKLKLNIPETTTVLTVQDIIEIIKYMIKLKNGLEPVDDIDHLGNRRVRTVGEQLSQQFNVGMARMARTIKERMNMRDTENFTPQDLVNARTITSVINAFFGTNQLSQFMDQTNPLAELTHKRRMSALGPGGLTRERAGFEVRDVHYTHYGRLCPIETPEGPNIGLISSLTIYARVNRYGFLETPYRKVHKGKISKDVEFLSAEQEDIFTVAQANALIDEQSRFVTERVKSRLKGEFPIVTPDQVEYMDVAPAQIVSPAAALIPFLEHDDANRALMGSNMQRQAVPLLKPQTPIVGTGMEGRVARDSRSIIVAENSGVIEFVDSTKIIVRYDINPNSIEAITAFNDVRRVTYTLIKFHGTNQETSINQKPFVSEGQRVEKGDVLADGQATEQGELALGRNVLVAFMPWRGYNFEDAIILSENLVKNDDFTSLHIEEFELQVRETKRGEEELTREIPNVSEEAVKNLDEYGIVREGAEVKEGDILIGKITPKGESDPTPEEKLLRAIFGDKAGDVKDASLKAPPGLRGTVIKTRLFSRKKRDAESKKTEKALFDTLEHEHSVRLKDLYTKLVEKLTKLCEGLVTTGIRDLDGTVALRANTTIKDSTFASVEDVTKLDYTLDWFDSKKTNQHIKTLFKNYFDKSAEIGEDYKREKIKIASGDELPPGIVQLAKVYVAKKRKVSVGDKMAGRHGNKGVVAKAVPVEDMPYLPDGTPVDIILNPLGVPSRMNLGQLYETALGWVGNKLGIKFATPIFDGAKVEDVEEWLAKAGLELGSKTDLYDGRSGEKFHQKVTCGFIYMMKLSHLVDDKIHARSIGPYSLITQQPLGGKAQFGGQRFGEMEVWALEGYGAAYTLQEILTIKSDDVAGRAKAYEAVVKGDNLLQPNIPESFNVLIKELQGLGLDVTIN; from the coding sequence TTGAATAATAACCGTATTTCCTTTGGAGCTATCAAATCTGTTATGGATGTCCCTGATTTGTTAAACATCCAGACTGAAACATTTGAAGAATTTATTCAACTGGAAAAACTTCCTGAGGATAGAGAGATTAAAGGTCTTCAAAAAGTATTCATTGATAACTTTCCGATATTCGATAATAAAGAAAACTACCGTCTCGACTTTATTAATTACACTGTTGAGAAAGCAAGATTTTCAGTTGAAGAATGCATGGAAAGAGGATTGACTTATGCAGCGCCTCTTAAAGCCAAACTGAGATTATCAGCAAAAGATCCAGATACTGAAGAATTCGTGAACAGTGTTGAACAGGAAGTTTACCTTGGCAGTGTTCCTTTTATGACTGAAAAAGGTACCTTTATAATTAATGGAGCTGAAAGGGTTGTTGTATCTCAGTTGCACAGATCACCCGGTGTAGCTTTTTCTGAAACTGTACATCCAAACGGAACTCCGATATATTCGGCAAGAATTATTCCGCTGCGAGGTTCCTGGGTTGAATTCGCAACGGATATAAACTACGTTTTAAACGTCTATATTGATAGAAGAAAAAAATTCCCTGCTACTACCTTGCTTCGTGCACTTGGCTATACAAGTAATGACGAAATATTTAACCTGTTTAACCTTGTTGAAGAAGTTAAAGTCAATAAGACAGATTTATCTTCTTATATCGGACGGGCAATTGCAAGTGATGTATTTGATATGTCCACCGGAGAGATTTTTCTTAGTGGTGGAAGTTATTTAACCGAAGAAGATCTCGACAGGCTAACCGAAGCAGAAGTAGAATCTATAAGATTCTTGTCGCGGGATACTTCGCCGGAACAGGATTTAATTGTTAATACATTAAAGAAAGATACTTCGCAGTCAAAGGAAGAAGCACTGTATGCTATCTACAGACAACTTAGATCAGGTGAAGCCCCAGATTTGGAGACGGCTGAACAATTAATTGAAAAATTGTTTTTTAATGATAAACGTTATGATCTTGGTGATGTAGGTCGCCATCGGATGAATGATAAATTAAAGCTCAATATTCCTGAAACAACAACAGTTTTAACGGTTCAGGATATCATTGAGATAATTAAATATATGATAAAGTTGAAAAACGGATTGGAACCTGTAGATGATATTGATCATTTAGGTAACAGAAGAGTAAGGACAGTTGGCGAGCAGTTGAGTCAGCAGTTTAACGTTGGTATGGCACGTATGGCAAGGACGATCAAAGAGAGAATGAATATGCGCGATACTGAAAACTTTACACCTCAGGACCTTGTAAATGCACGAACAATTACAAGTGTGATTAATGCTTTCTTCGGTACGAATCAACTTTCACAATTTATGGATCAGACAAATCCACTCGCAGAACTTACACATAAAAGAAGAATGTCAGCGTTAGGTCCGGGTGGTTTGACAAGAGAGAGAGCAGGTTTTGAAGTTAGAGACGTTCATTACACCCATTATGGAAGACTCTGCCCAATTGAAACACCTGAAGGACCAAATATCGGATTGATTTCATCTCTTACCATTTATGCACGGGTTAACCGATATGGTTTTCTTGAAACTCCATACAGGAAAGTCCACAAAGGAAAAATTTCAAAAGATGTTGAATTTCTGAGTGCTGAACAGGAAGATATTTTTACTGTAGCACAGGCTAATGCATTAATAGATGAACAATCCCGATTTGTAACGGAAAGAGTTAAATCCAGATTAAAAGGTGAATTCCCGATTGTTACACCTGACCAGGTTGAATATATGGATGTTGCACCAGCGCAGATAGTTAGTCCGGCTGCAGCACTTATTCCATTTCTTGAACATGATGATGCAAACCGTGCACTTATGGGTTCGAATATGCAACGCCAGGCTGTTCCTTTATTAAAGCCGCAAACTCCAATCGTTGGAACCGGAATGGAAGGAAGAGTTGCTCGTGATTCAAGATCAATTATTGTTGCTGAAAACAGCGGCGTTATTGAATTTGTCGATTCAACAAAAATTATTGTCCGGTATGATATTAATCCCAACAGTATTGAAGCTATTACTGCATTCAATGACGTTAGAAGAGTAACATATACACTTATAAAGTTCCATGGAACAAACCAGGAAACAAGCATTAACCAAAAGCCATTTGTCTCCGAAGGTCAGCGTGTTGAAAAGGGGGATGTACTAGCAGATGGTCAGGCAACCGAGCAAGGTGAATTAGCGCTTGGGCGAAATGTACTTGTAGCCTTCATGCCTTGGCGTGGTTATAACTTTGAGGATGCTATTATTCTAAGTGAAAATTTAGTTAAGAATGATGACTTCACCTCTTTGCATATCGAAGAATTTGAACTGCAGGTTCGGGAAACAAAACGTGGTGAGGAAGAACTAACACGAGAAATTCCAAACGTGAGTGAAGAAGCTGTAAAAAATCTTGATGAGTATGGAATTGTAAGAGAAGGTGCGGAAGTTAAAGAAGGAGATATTTTAATCGGAAAGATCACCCCTAAAGGTGAATCAGATCCAACACCCGAAGAAAAATTACTAAGAGCAATTTTTGGTGATAAAGCTGGTGATGTGAAAGATGCTTCCCTTAAAGCACCTCCAGGACTAAGAGGTACTGTAATAAAAACAAGATTATTCAGCAGAAAGAAAAGAGATGCTGAGTCAAAGAAAACAGAAAAAGCGTTGTTTGATACGCTTGAACACGAACACAGTGTTCGTTTAAAAGACCTTTATACGAAACTCGTTGAAAAACTTACCAAACTCTGCGAAGGTTTGGTTACTACAGGCATAAGGGATCTTGATGGAACAGTGGCTTTAAGAGCAAATACAACCATTAAAGATTCTACTTTTGCTTCTGTGGAAGATGTAACCAAGCTTGATTATACTCTTGATTGGTTTGATAGTAAGAAAACAAATCAGCATATAAAAACTTTATTCAAAAATTATTTTGATAAATCGGCTGAAATTGGTGAGGACTACAAACGTGAAAAAATAAAAATTGCCAGCGGTGATGAACTTCCTCCGGGAATAGTGCAGCTTGCAAAAGTTTACGTTGCTAAAAAAAGAAAAGTATCTGTTGGTGATAAGATGGCAGGACGACACGGAAATAAAGGTGTTGTTGCCAAAGCAGTACCGGTTGAAGATATGCCTTATCTGCCTGATGGAACCCCCGTCGATATTATTTTAAATCCTCTCGGTGTTCCTTCAAGAATGAATCTTGGGCAGCTATATGAAACTGCACTCGGATGGGTTGGCAATAAACTCGGTATCAAATTCGCCACACCAATATTCGATGGAGCTAAGGTTGAGGATGTCGAAGAATGGCTGGCTAAAGCTGGTCTTGAATTGGGATCAAAAACTGATTTATATGATGGCAGATCGGGTGAGAAATTCCACCAGAAGGTAACCTGTGGATTTATTTATATGATGAAGTTGAGTCATTTGGTTGATGATAAAATTCACGCACGCTCAATTGGACCTTACTCATTAATCACACAACAGCCGCTTGGAGGTAAAGCACAGTTCGGCGGTCAGAGATTTGGTGAGATGGAAGTTTGGGCACTTGAAGGTTATGGTGCTGCGTATACTTTACAGGAAATCCTGACAATTAAAAGTGATGATGTGGCTGGAAGAGCTAAAGCTTATGAAGCAGTTGTTAAAGGTGATAATTTATTGCAGCCAAATATTCCTGAATCATTTAACGTACTTATAAAAGAGCTTCAGGGATTAGGGCTCGATGTTACGATTAACTAA